The proteins below come from a single Coleofasciculaceae cyanobacterium genomic window:
- the purE gene encoding 5-(carboxyamino)imidazole ribonucleotide mutase, protein MTDNPLIGIIMGSDSDLPTMEKAIAVCEDFTVTYEVAIVSAHRTPERMIDYAHNAHHRGIKVIIAGAGGAAHLPGMVASLTPLPVIGVPIATRQLKGVDSLYSIVQMPRGIPVATVAIGNAQNAGLLAVQILGTGDRALQNQIEQYRQNLAQTVFDKQDRLDKLGYQAYLAGM, encoded by the coding sequence TTGACTGACAACCCTCTTATTGGAATTATTATGGGCAGCGATTCTGATTTGCCCACGATGGAAAAAGCGATTGCCGTTTGCGAGGATTTTACTGTGACTTATGAGGTAGCGATCGTTTCTGCACATCGTACCCCAGAAAGAATGATAGATTATGCCCACAATGCCCATCATCGAGGCATTAAAGTCATTATTGCCGGTGCAGGCGGAGCTGCACACTTACCAGGCATGGTAGCTTCTTTGACTCCTCTGCCCGTTATTGGTGTCCCTATTGCTACTCGTCAGCTAAAGGGCGTTGATTCTCTATATTCTATTGTCCAAATGCCCAGGGGAATCCCCGTTGCTACCGTAGCGATTGGCAATGCTCAAAATGCAGGGTTGCTAGCAGTCCAAATTTTAGGGACAGGCGATCGCGCTCTTCAAAATCAGATCGAACAATATCGGCAAAATCTAGCACAAACAGTGTTTGACAAACAGGATCGGCTTGATAAATTAGGATATCAAGCATATTTAGCAGGGATGTAA
- the recN gene encoding DNA repair protein RecN, whose protein sequence is MLVNLKINNFALVDSLELNLDSGLSVLTGETGAGKSIILDAIDMVLGGKANSRMIRSGSDRSVIEATFEIDSNLNKWLEVQEIEPLEEDTLVCSREIVVGKTNMRSRSRVNGVLVNRQLMAELRSRLVEITAQGQTVNLLISDRQRHLLDAYGGKPVIKQLNLVVQAYEIAQQTKKALDKRIQSEQELLQRQDLLQFQLKDLTEAELTNADELDELEQERDRLSHVVELQQLGNQAYQLLYEGDDDAPAGADLLGKAESCLMEMVEYDLELAPILEMVQSGLAQIVEAGQQINSYSEDLEADPQRLEEIETRIRQLKNICRKYGPDLSDAIALTQQLQQELALITGGGQSIETLQQEYELASQQLTDECRKLTQLRQKAATKLEKQLIKELKPLAMDKVVFECRLIESTPTGMGADKVVFYFSPNAGESIQPLSVIASGGEMSRFLLALKACFTGAEESSSTLIFDEIDAGVSGKVAQAIAEKLHQLGQQHQVLCVTHQPLIAAMASGHFKVEKTIIEEATTKHKNGSSIADIRTVVRVKTLSNYEVRAEELAQITGGHSAEDAIAFAESLLTKAAKYRAAQSK, encoded by the coding sequence ATGCTCGTTAATCTAAAAATTAATAATTTTGCTTTAGTTGATTCTTTAGAACTCAATTTAGACAGTGGATTGAGCGTTCTGACGGGAGAAACAGGCGCAGGAAAATCGATTATTCTTGATGCGATTGATATGGTCTTAGGCGGTAAGGCAAATAGCCGAATGATCCGTAGCGGTAGCGATCGCTCTGTGATTGAAGCTACCTTTGAGATTGATTCTAACTTAAACAAGTGGCTAGAAGTCCAAGAAATTGAACCTTTAGAAGAAGATACCCTGGTTTGTAGTCGCGAGATAGTTGTCGGCAAAACCAATATGCGATCGCGTAGTCGGGTAAACGGGGTTTTAGTTAATCGTCAATTGATGGCAGAATTGCGATCGCGTCTCGTAGAAATTACCGCTCAAGGACAAACGGTAAATTTATTGATTTCGGATCGGCAACGACATTTATTAGATGCTTATGGTGGCAAACCAGTTATCAAACAGCTAAATCTAGTTGTCCAGGCTTATGAAATAGCACAACAGACAAAAAAAGCTTTAGATAAGCGTATTCAATCTGAGCAAGAATTACTGCAACGACAAGATTTATTACAATTTCAGCTAAAAGATTTAACCGAAGCTGAGTTAACTAATGCCGATGAATTAGATGAACTAGAACAAGAACGCGATCGCCTTTCTCATGTAGTTGAACTACAGCAATTGGGCAATCAGGCATATCAACTACTTTATGAAGGGGATGACGATGCGCCTGCGGGGGCGGATCTTTTAGGCAAGGCTGAATCTTGTCTGATGGAGATGGTGGAATACGATTTAGAATTAGCCCCTATTTTAGAAATGGTGCAGTCAGGATTGGCGCAAATAGTAGAAGCAGGACAACAGATCAACAGCTATAGCGAAGATTTAGAGGCAGATCCACAACGATTAGAAGAGATCGAAACCAGAATTAGGCAATTAAAAAATATTTGTCGTAAATATGGTCCAGATTTGAGTGACGCGATCGCGCTAACGCAACAGCTACAGCAAGAGTTAGCCCTGATTACTGGCGGTGGACAATCAATTGAAACTTTGCAGCAGGAATATGAGCTGGCTTCACAACAGCTTACAGATGAATGTCGCAAGCTGACTCAATTACGGCAAAAAGCAGCTACCAAATTAGAAAAGCAGCTCATAAAAGAGCTAAAACCCCTGGCGATGGACAAGGTGGTGTTTGAATGTCGTCTGATTGAATCTACCCCTACAGGGATGGGTGCAGATAAAGTAGTGTTTTATTTTAGTCCTAACGCTGGAGAGTCGATCCAGCCTTTATCGGTAATTGCCTCTGGTGGGGAAATGAGCCGTTTTTTGCTGGCATTAAAAGCTTGTTTTACAGGTGCTGAAGAAAGTTCCAGTACCTTGATCTTTGATGAAATAGATGCGGGAGTATCGGGAAAAGTCGCTCAGGCGATCGCTGAAAAACTACATCAGCTTGGTCAACAACATCAGGTATTATGTGTAACTCATCAACCCTTGATTGCAGCAATGGCTAGCGGGCATTTTAAAGTCGAAAAAACGATTATTGAAGAAGCTACCACAAAACACAAAAACGGCAGCAGTATTGCCGATATTCGCACAGTAGTAAGAGTCAAAACCCTCAGTAATTATGAGGTACGAGCAGAAGAGTTAGCTCAAATTACAGGTGGCCATTCCGCCGAAGATGCGATCGCCTTTGCCGAGTCTTTATTAACTAAAGCTGCCAAGTATCGAGCTGCTCAATCTAAATAG
- the nagA gene encoding N-acetylglucosamine-6-phosphate deacetylase, translating into MTVNQLITNARIIDSQNLQQVAIATGKIRAIQKLHSFEYKHNSVIASQPDLSVDNSIIDLQGDWLSLGGIDLQINGGLGLAFPDLEITDLPKLKQICDFLWEQGVDGFLPTIVTTAVAKIQRSLATISQFIATQNTINTAQVLGVHLEGPFLNYQKRGAHPEQYLLPLTIENIKRVLGDYSQIVKVMTLAPELDSSDRAISYLRDKNIIVSLGHSLATATQAQRAFVRGASMVTHAFNAMPSLHHRQPGLLGEAIVNPHVYCGLIADGNHVCPTMLEIVLKASNYDQGIFLVSDALSPIGLPDGVYPWDEREIIVTEGTARLPDATLSGTTLPLLVGVENLVKWGCDLEKAIAMATEAPRKAINLPGLGIGQQANLLRWHWNQEQQKLSWSRVN; encoded by the coding sequence ATGACAGTAAATCAATTAATTACCAATGCTCGGATTATTGACTCGCAAAATCTTCAGCAAGTTGCGATCGCGACGGGAAAAATTAGAGCGATACAAAAGCTACACTCATTCGAGTACAAGCACAATAGCGTAATCGCATCCCAGCCAGATTTATCAGTAGATAACTCAATAATCGACTTACAAGGAGATTGGCTATCGCTAGGGGGAATAGATCTACAAATTAATGGTGGTTTGGGTTTGGCTTTCCCCGATTTAGAAATTACTGATTTACCCAAGTTAAAACAGATCTGTGACTTTCTGTGGGAACAAGGAGTAGATGGCTTTTTACCCACCATAGTAACCACCGCAGTCGCCAAAATTCAGCGATCGCTGGCTACCATATCTCAGTTTATCGCTACCCAAAATACAATCAACACAGCACAGGTTTTAGGAGTTCATTTAGAAGGGCCATTCTTAAACTACCAGAAGCGAGGCGCACACCCAGAACAATATTTATTGCCCTTAACTATTGAGAATATTAAACGGGTTTTAGGCGACTATAGCCAAATAGTCAAGGTGATGACTCTCGCACCAGAGTTAGACAGTAGCGATAGGGCAATTAGTTACCTGCGAGACAAAAATATTATCGTTAGTTTAGGACATTCGCTGGCGACGGCTACACAAGCGCAACGGGCATTTGTTCGAGGTGCATCAATGGTGACTCATGCTTTTAACGCCATGCCAAGTCTGCACCACCGCCAACCAGGATTATTAGGAGAAGCGATCGTCAATCCTCATGTTTACTGTGGTTTAATCGCCGATGGCAATCACGTTTGTCCGACAATGTTAGAAATTGTTCTCAAAGCTAGTAATTATGACCAAGGTATTTTCTTAGTCAGTGATGCTTTATCTCCAATTGGATTACCCGATGGTGTTTATCCTTGGGATGAGCGCGAAATTATCGTTACCGAAGGTACAGCTAGATTACCCGACGCTACATTATCAGGAACTACTTTACCTTTATTAGTCGGCGTAGAAAACTTAGTTAAATGGGGTTGCGATCTCGAAAAAGCGATCGCTATGGCTACCGAAGCCCCCAGAAAAGCAATTAACTTACCAGGTTTAGGCATTGGGCAACAAGCTAACTTGCTGCGTTGGCACTGGAATCAAGAACAACAAAAGTTATCGTGGTCAAGAGTAAACTAA